One window from the genome of Pseudomonas frederiksbergensis encodes:
- a CDS encoding type III secretion system chaperone, with protein sequence MATPLAQRLIAALAEHLHTDLQLEGGVCALYDTNNREAVIIELPDHGDVAILHCSIEVPLHMPGLHKRLLELNFRLDLLAGSWLALDDQGSVRLCAHCPLSMLDEAQFCHWIVGFIAQVGEVRTRLVASATPTASRPASLNASRPRLV encoded by the coding sequence ATGGCCACACCGCTCGCCCAACGCCTGATCGCGGCGCTGGCGGAACATCTGCATACCGATCTTCAGCTGGAGGGCGGCGTGTGCGCACTGTACGACACGAACAATCGCGAGGCCGTGATCATCGAGCTGCCTGATCACGGCGACGTCGCCATCCTGCATTGTTCGATCGAGGTGCCCCTGCACATGCCCGGCCTGCACAAGCGCTTGCTGGAACTCAACTTTCGCCTGGACTTGCTCGCCGGCAGTTGGCTGGCCCTGGACGACCAGGGCAGCGTTCGCTTGTGTGCCCACTGCCCGTTGTCGATGCTGGATGAAGCGCAGTTCTGCCATTGGATCGTGGGCTTCATCGCGCAGGTCGGCGAGGTGCGTACACGCTTGGTAGCGTCCGCAACGCCAACGGCTTCACGTCCAGCCTCGCTCAATGCGAGCCGCCCGCGACTGGTCTAG
- a CDS encoding type III secretion protein, which produces MSSIDAIQRRLDTYFQRATDNVNNAAINAAQSQSLDDMHSFVTSMNGMSVAVNAATQQTAAHHNLAKAIIDAMP; this is translated from the coding sequence ATGTCTTCTATCGATGCCATCCAGCGCCGCCTCGACACCTATTTCCAGCGCGCGACCGATAACGTCAACAACGCGGCAATCAACGCCGCGCAGAGCCAATCACTCGACGATATGCATTCGTTCGTGACCAGCATGAACGGCATGTCGGTGGCGGTGAACGCGGCGACTCAACAAACCGCCGCCCACCACAATCTCGCCAAGGCGATCATCGATGCAATGCCATGA
- the sctT gene encoding type III secretion system export apparatus subunit SctT — translation MTAQAFVPYFDLLLSIALGMARIYPVAYLVPVFCFQHLRGLPRHAVVFALGMLPAPGIRQALMDAQANWLTLGGLMFKEVLLGLLLGVLLAMPFWLYESVGALLDNQRGALIGGQLNPALGTDTTPLGHLFKEMTILLLVATLGIGTLTQVIWDSYLVWSPTVWFPLPGADGFGVFLGLLGEMFMHMMLYAAPFIGLLLLVEFALALLSLYSPQLQVFVLAMPAKSLVGLGFLLFYLPTLWDAMTGRLSRYAEIRHLLHLLVPAP, via the coding sequence ATGACGGCCCAGGCGTTCGTTCCCTATTTCGACTTGCTGCTGTCGATCGCCCTCGGCATGGCGCGCATTTATCCGGTGGCGTACCTGGTCCCGGTGTTCTGCTTCCAGCACCTGCGAGGCTTGCCACGCCACGCCGTGGTGTTTGCCCTGGGCATGCTGCCCGCACCGGGTATTCGCCAGGCGTTGATGGATGCCCAGGCCAACTGGCTGACCCTGGGCGGGCTGATGTTCAAGGAGGTCTTGCTGGGCCTGCTGCTGGGCGTGCTGCTGGCGATGCCGTTCTGGCTCTACGAATCGGTGGGGGCCTTGCTCGACAACCAGCGTGGCGCGCTCATCGGCGGGCAATTGAACCCTGCACTTGGCACCGACACGACGCCCTTGGGCCATCTGTTCAAGGAAATGACCATCCTGTTGCTGGTCGCCACTCTCGGCATCGGCACGCTGACCCAGGTGATCTGGGACAGCTACCTGGTGTGGTCGCCCACGGTCTGGTTTCCGTTGCCCGGCGCGGATGGCTTCGGCGTGTTTCTCGGGCTGCTTGGCGAGATGTTCATGCACATGATGCTCTACGCAGCGCCCTTCATCGGCTTGCTGTTGCTGGTGGAATTCGCCCTGGCCCTGCTGAGCCTGTACAGCCCGCAATTGCAGGTGTTCGTCCTCGCCATGCCGGCCAAGAGCCTGGTCGGCCTGGGCTTCCTGCTGTTCTACCTGCCCACGCTGTGGGACGCGATGACCGGCCGTCTCAGCCGATATGCAGAGATCCGTCATCTGCTGCATCTGTTAGTGCCGGCGCCCTGA
- the sctI gene encoding type III secretion system inner rod subunit SctI, with protein MTLQAIDTTSVASTATKPGGSPHARAETSDVSWFNAQMHEKTPVPDSENNVAARIIDSLSSRSGELQRLEDRANRDMLKAIRTADPQDMLQSNRSLSSFHLESLMTAKIVSKGSQAIEKLTNLQ; from the coding sequence ATGACCCTGCAAGCCATCGACACCACCAGCGTTGCCTCCACCGCCACCAAACCCGGCGGCAGCCCGCACGCGCGGGCCGAGACCAGCGATGTCAGCTGGTTCAACGCGCAAATGCACGAAAAAACCCCCGTTCCGGACAGCGAAAACAACGTCGCGGCGAGGATCATCGATTCGCTGTCCAGCCGCTCCGGCGAGTTGCAGCGCCTGGAGGACCGCGCCAACCGGGACATGCTCAAGGCCATTCGCACCGCCGATCCCCAGGACATGTTGCAGTCGAACCGATCGCTGTCTTCCTTTCACCTGGAAAGCCTGATGACCGCGAAGATCGTCAGCAAGGGCTCCCAGGCGATCGAGAAGCTCACCAATCTCCAATAA
- the sctQ gene encoding type III secretion system cytoplasmic ring protein SctQ: MSVQALALPTMSGDDAVARQLLGTGVSLPFQVAGEAGLVQLTLGSGVGGSAPYGLACAHGVLALDEPGPLLSLFGECPVVMPAEPGSDDAWFWALFQQTLSEPLRQAFGFLRPLAAPVAEGIACRIDVQLGAAHVTNQLHIGGATLLGLLRAAPWQRRLAPWREDVLLDVPLPLGHLVLAAGHLAALRPGDVLVPESALFDSSGQGLIRLGRHCLQVRVDDRAAPLRLTLLALEETDMSTTADTDILTPEWDDTTGYEPDAEAPMAADYPLPGDAHAQDADTPGYQPAAVGERFDDLPVALTIRCGRLSLALGELRNLAPGSVLQVQGVAPGTAALFHGERALAHGELVDVDGRLGLQITRVDVAG, translated from the coding sequence ATGAGCGTACAGGCATTGGCGTTGCCAACGATGAGCGGCGACGACGCCGTCGCCCGGCAGCTATTGGGAACTGGCGTCAGTTTGCCCTTTCAGGTGGCCGGTGAAGCAGGTCTTGTGCAACTGACCCTGGGCAGCGGCGTCGGGGGAAGTGCGCCGTATGGGCTGGCGTGCGCCCATGGTGTCCTGGCCCTCGACGAGCCCGGCCCGCTACTCAGCTTGTTCGGAGAATGCCCGGTGGTCATGCCTGCCGAGCCGGGTTCGGATGACGCCTGGTTCTGGGCGCTGTTCCAGCAAACCCTGAGCGAGCCCTTGCGCCAGGCATTCGGTTTTCTCCGGCCGCTCGCCGCACCGGTGGCCGAGGGCATTGCCTGCAGGATCGACGTTCAGCTGGGCGCGGCGCATGTCACGAACCAGCTGCACATCGGCGGGGCAACCCTGCTGGGGTTGCTCCGCGCCGCGCCCTGGCAGCGGCGGCTGGCGCCCTGGCGCGAGGATGTTCTGCTGGATGTCCCGCTGCCGCTCGGACACCTGGTGTTGGCTGCCGGGCACTTGGCTGCGCTGCGCCCCGGTGACGTGCTGGTGCCGGAATCCGCGCTGTTCGATTCATCCGGTCAGGGGCTGATTCGCCTGGGCCGGCATTGTTTGCAGGTGCGGGTCGATGATCGTGCCGCACCGTTGCGCCTGACCTTGCTCGCCTTGGAGGAAACCGATATGAGCACCACCGCCGACACCGACATCCTGACGCCCGAGTGGGACGACACCACCGGCTACGAACCCGACGCCGAAGCGCCCATGGCGGCTGATTACCCATTGCCTGGCGATGCGCACGCGCAAGACGCCGATACGCCGGGCTACCAGCCGGCCGCCGTCGGCGAGCGCTTCGATGACCTGCCCGTGGCACTGACGATACGTTGTGGCCGCTTGAGCCTGGCCCTGGGCGAGCTGCGCAACCTGGCCCCCGGTTCGGTGCTTCAGGTCCAAGGCGTGGCGCCGGGCACGGCGGCGTTGTTCCATGGCGAACGTGCCCTGGCCCATGGCGAATTGGTGGACGTGGATGGCCGGCTCGGCCTGCAAATCACCCGCGTGGATGTGGCTGGATGA
- the sctJ gene encoding type III secretion system inner membrane ring lipoprotein SctJ has product MFARAFSPLVLCLLLAGCDERTALHSHLSEQDANEVIAELADKNVEASKQVDKDGLTVLVEPADMNSAVQVLEAAGLPRRSRSSLGEIFRKEGVISTPMEERARYIYALSQELESTLSQIDGVVLARVHVVLPERVAPGEPVQPASASVFIKHTSALDPDSITPRVRNLVASGIPGMADAAQNPAKLSVVFVPAAAYQERRKMAYFGPFLMQADDIGYWRGMTVAAGITLFALLAGAMYSLYRLWRNGVLVLPRFFDRKTGTPTPQPSGATPSLFAVKNPGAKPDSKGTAA; this is encoded by the coding sequence ATGTTCGCGCGCGCATTCTCCCCTCTAGTGCTGTGCCTGTTGCTCGCCGGTTGCGACGAAAGGACTGCGCTGCACAGCCACCTTTCCGAGCAGGATGCCAATGAAGTGATCGCCGAGCTGGCGGACAAGAACGTCGAGGCCAGCAAGCAGGTCGACAAGGATGGCTTGACCGTGCTGGTCGAACCGGCCGACATGAACAGCGCCGTGCAAGTGCTGGAAGCGGCCGGGCTACCGCGAAGATCGCGCTCCAGCCTGGGGGAAATCTTCCGCAAGGAAGGCGTGATCTCCACGCCGATGGAAGAGCGTGCCCGCTACATCTACGCATTGTCCCAGGAGCTCGAATCGACGCTGTCGCAAATCGACGGCGTGGTGCTCGCACGGGTCCATGTGGTCCTTCCGGAACGGGTCGCGCCAGGCGAGCCGGTGCAGCCGGCATCGGCCTCGGTATTCATCAAGCACACCAGCGCGCTCGATCCCGACAGCATCACGCCGCGAGTGCGCAACCTGGTCGCCAGCGGGATTCCTGGCATGGCCGACGCCGCCCAGAACCCGGCCAAGCTGTCGGTGGTCTTCGTGCCCGCCGCGGCTTATCAGGAACGGCGCAAGATGGCCTATTTCGGTCCGTTCCTGATGCAGGCCGATGACATCGGCTACTGGAGGGGCATGACCGTGGCGGCCGGCATCACGTTGTTCGCACTTCTGGCGGGCGCCATGTACAGCCTCTACCGGTTGTGGCGCAACGGCGTGCTGGTGCTGCCGCGCTTTTTCGATCGCAAGACCGGAACGCCGACGCCGCAACCGAGCGGTGCAACACCGTCGCTGTTTGCGGTAAAGAACCCGGGAGCCAAGCCTGACAGCAAGGGGACGGCAGCATGA
- the sctU gene encoding type III secretion system export apparatus subunit SctU, producing MSEDSGEKTKQATPKKIRDARKKGQVGQSQDLSSLLVLTAVTEVALTQADNSMQALGDMVAFPLHRLDGDFVRAFEETLAHAGGVLLSFTLMTVGLAIATRLIAGWVQFGFLFAPEALQPDPNRLNPLNQAQQMFSAQALIQLFMGLVKAVFIASVLYLVTMPALGSLISLVNGDLDSYWRGLAGLFRHIMHICLGVLLVLAILDFGLQKYFFAKRLRMSEEEVRKEFKEMEGDPHVKMHRRSLARQLIDQPAGKETKPVEEADVVVVNPTHFAVALLYRPEETPLPQLITKGVDADARALIERAKAARIPVIQCIWLARTIYREDVGGYIPRETLQAVAHIYRVLRELDDEAKGDVIEIPELNLR from the coding sequence ATGAGCGAAGACAGCGGCGAAAAGACCAAGCAGGCGACGCCGAAAAAAATCCGCGACGCACGCAAGAAAGGCCAGGTCGGCCAGAGCCAGGACCTGAGCAGCCTGCTTGTGCTCACGGCTGTCACCGAAGTGGCATTGACCCAGGCCGATAACAGCATGCAGGCGCTGGGCGACATGGTCGCGTTCCCGCTGCACCGGCTCGATGGCGACTTTGTCCGCGCCTTCGAGGAAACCCTGGCCCATGCCGGCGGCGTGCTACTGAGTTTTACCTTGATGACCGTGGGGCTGGCCATTGCCACGCGCCTGATCGCCGGTTGGGTGCAGTTCGGCTTCCTGTTCGCACCCGAGGCCCTCCAGCCCGATCCGAATCGCTTGAATCCGTTGAACCAGGCCCAGCAGATGTTTTCCGCCCAGGCGCTGATCCAGCTGTTCATGGGGCTGGTCAAGGCGGTGTTCATTGCCAGTGTGTTGTACCTGGTGACGATGCCTGCCCTCGGGTCGTTGATCAGTCTGGTCAATGGAGACCTCGACAGCTATTGGCGCGGGCTTGCCGGCTTGTTCCGGCACATCATGCACATCTGCCTGGGCGTGTTGCTGGTGTTGGCGATTCTCGATTTCGGCTTGCAGAAGTATTTCTTCGCCAAGCGCTTGCGCATGAGCGAGGAAGAGGTGCGCAAGGAGTTCAAGGAAATGGAGGGCGACCCCCACGTCAAGATGCACCGCCGCAGCCTGGCCCGGCAATTGATCGACCAACCCGCCGGCAAGGAAACCAAGCCGGTGGAGGAGGCCGACGTGGTGGTGGTCAACCCCACTCACTTCGCCGTCGCACTGCTCTACCGACCGGAAGAAACACCGTTGCCGCAGTTGATCACCAAAGGGGTCGACGCCGATGCCCGCGCGCTGATCGAGCGGGCGAAGGCGGCGCGGATCCCGGTCATCCAATGTATCTGGCTGGCGCGGACGATTTACCGCGAAGACGTTGGTGGTTACATCCCGAGGGAGACGCTCCAGGCCGTTGCGCACATCTATCGGGTGCTGCGCGAGCTGGATGACGAAGCCAAGGGCGACGTGATCGAAATCCCCGAACTGAACCTGCGCTGA
- the hrpT gene encoding HrpT family type III secretion system protein translates to MSRTLKLLVLLLSLPVFAGCANRWGCEGDACDRAEPDTGRLVIWWSPGMRGGLGSPEHPLDHTVVPLEN, encoded by the coding sequence ATGAGTCGCACGCTGAAGCTGCTTGTCTTGTTGCTGAGCCTGCCGGTATTCGCCGGCTGTGCAAACCGCTGGGGCTGCGAGGGCGATGCCTGTGACCGCGCCGAACCCGATACCGGCCGCCTGGTGATCTGGTGGTCGCCGGGCATGCGCGGTGGCCTGGGCTCCCCCGAACACCCGCTCGACCACACGGTCGTTCCACTGGAGAACTGA
- the sctS gene encoding type III secretion system export apparatus subunit SctS yields MDALTLFKEGMLLVVLLSAPPLIVAVIVGVLTSLVQALMQIQDQTLPFGIKLVAVGLTLLFTGRWIGGELLGLLRRAFELMAST; encoded by the coding sequence ATGGACGCGCTGACGTTGTTCAAGGAGGGCATGTTGCTGGTGGTCCTGCTTTCCGCACCGCCCTTGATCGTGGCGGTGATCGTCGGCGTGCTGACTTCCCTGGTGCAGGCCTTGATGCAGATCCAGGACCAGACCTTGCCCTTCGGTATCAAGCTGGTGGCAGTGGGGTTGACCTTGCTGTTTACCGGTCGCTGGATCGGCGGCGAGTTGCTGGGGCTGCTACGCCGGGCATTTGAACTGATGGCCAGCACCTGA
- the sctR gene encoding type III secretion system export apparatus subunit SctR, producing MSFQGVDPFLLALFIGGISLVPLLLIICSAFLKIAIVLTITRNAIGVQQVPPNMALYAIALAATLFIMAPVGHDIAEELKERPLDFSNTEALQGSALNAVKPLQAFMSRNTNPDILAHLLENTQRMWPKERAEQASRDDLMLLIPAFMLSELEAGFQMGFLIYIPFIVIDLIVSNLLLALGMQMVAPMTISLPLKLLVFVLVQGWTQLLDSLFYSYL from the coding sequence ATGAGCTTCCAGGGGGTCGACCCCTTTCTGCTGGCGCTGTTCATCGGCGGGATTTCGTTGGTTCCCCTGCTGCTGATCATTTGCAGCGCCTTCCTCAAGATCGCCATCGTGCTGACCATCACCCGCAACGCCATCGGTGTGCAGCAGGTGCCGCCGAACATGGCGCTGTATGCCATTGCGTTGGCCGCGACACTGTTCATCATGGCGCCGGTCGGCCATGACATCGCCGAAGAGCTGAAGGAGCGACCCCTGGATTTCAGCAACACCGAGGCACTGCAAGGTTCTGCCTTGAACGCGGTAAAGCCGTTGCAGGCCTTCATGTCGCGCAACACCAACCCGGACATCCTCGCCCACCTGCTGGAAAACACCCAGCGCATGTGGCCCAAGGAGCGTGCCGAGCAAGCCAGTCGCGACGACCTGATGCTGCTGATCCCGGCCTTCATGTTGTCGGAGCTCGAAGCAGGCTTCCAGATGGGATTCCTGATCTATATCCCCTTCATCGTCATCGACCTCATCGTGTCCAACCTGCTGCTCGCGCTGGGCATGCAGATGGTCGCGCCGATGACCATCTCGCTGCCGCTCAAGCTGTTGGTGTTCGTCCTCGTGCAGGGTTGGACGCAACTGCTCGACAGTCTTTTCTACTCCTATCTCTGA
- the sctL gene encoding type III secretion system stator protein SctL — protein MLARRSLELRPDGQGLQQSYIPRETLADCGRAQVVLEQAQAQAAQLIARAAEQADAAVIEAQAQFWKKAETVLAAWETQRQAMWERIETSAAQLVNEALGTLLEEIPAQSRIDALVRQLATRQDDPIEATLRCHPADLPRLTQSLGTAGERPWTPMADANMDVHQLRLETPGGTFLLDWETAVEALRLPESQQ, from the coding sequence ATGCTCGCCCGGCGCTCGCTTGAACTACGCCCCGACGGTCAAGGCCTGCAACAGTCCTACATCCCTCGAGAAACCCTGGCCGACTGCGGCCGGGCACAGGTTGTGCTCGAACAAGCCCAGGCCCAGGCCGCACAGCTGATTGCGCGCGCCGCCGAACAGGCCGACGCAGCAGTGATCGAGGCGCAAGCACAGTTCTGGAAGAAAGCCGAAACCGTGCTCGCCGCCTGGGAAACCCAGCGCCAGGCCATGTGGGAACGGATCGAGACCAGCGCCGCGCAGCTGGTCAACGAGGCCCTGGGGACGCTTCTGGAGGAGATTCCAGCGCAGTCACGCATCGATGCGCTCGTGCGTCAGCTTGCGACGCGCCAGGACGACCCCATCGAAGCCACCCTTCGCTGCCACCCCGCAGACCTGCCTCGCTTGACGCAAAGCTTGGGCACGGCTGGCGAACGTCCTTGGACGCCCATGGCGGACGCCAACATGGATGTTCACCAGCTGAGGCTGGAAACGCCAGGAGGTACGTTCCTGCTCGACTGGGAAACAGCCGTCGAGGCCTTGCGCCTGCCTGAATCGCAGCAATAG
- the sctC gene encoding type III secretion system outer membrane ring subunit SctC, with protein sequence MPNRWLAPYCSMASGKVSLGRSIAHRWTKTSLLALALAAALGAGMPVEAAVPTDWKNTPYAYDAQNTPLPKVLGDFANTFGVQLVLDGTVKGTVDGRMRADSPQAFLDRLGLENRFQWFIYGNTMYVSPLQNQTSKRLEVSADAAPDMKQALTDIGLLDSRFGWGELPDEGVVLVSGPERYVRLVARFAEARKTPEEKQEVISFPLRYATAADRSVNYRGDTLVIPGVATILKGLLESRSAVSGGMQATSPQGAFQNMQAQQSMSMGNIEQLALNGMGRPNTNRVQPGGNTSSGGRGRIRVEADVRNNAVLIYDSPKRREIYTPLIRDVDVPRKLVEIDAIILDIDRTQLAELASNWNVESGDLIGGASMIRPGASSTVFIQDYGDFSAQLRALEGRGLASVVANPSVLTLENQPAVIDFSRTEYISAIGERVATVEPITAGTSLQVVPHTIETGGRNQIQMFLDIEDGRIEPSEVGQQTPSVRRGVVSTQAVMGESRSLVVGGFHTEETGDNLERVPWLGRIPLIGPLLFSSTTRETSRRERVFILTPRLIGDQVDPARYISALDREQVDSAMARLEERRNGTRPIGRVEVSDVLAQLADGNIPATFKQATSIPYSPDTLCALQPGLSLDAGRAQWFAGPDYGIAVGVVRNDGDRRLRFDEASCSTRWTLASSAWPKVWLEPGEETEVFVVMKQPKRTPGGGRASLLQTSARTAP encoded by the coding sequence ATGCCTAACAGGTGGCTTGCACCGTACTGCTCGATGGCCTCAGGCAAGGTGAGCCTTGGCCGGTCGATCGCGCATCGCTGGACCAAAACCTCGCTGCTCGCGCTGGCGCTGGCTGCTGCCCTAGGCGCAGGCATGCCGGTCGAGGCGGCGGTCCCGACCGACTGGAAGAACACGCCATACGCCTACGACGCGCAGAACACGCCGTTGCCCAAGGTCCTCGGCGACTTTGCCAATACCTTCGGCGTGCAACTGGTGCTCGACGGTACGGTGAAGGGCACTGTCGATGGCCGGATGCGCGCCGACAGCCCCCAGGCGTTCCTCGATCGGCTCGGCCTGGAAAACCGTTTCCAATGGTTCATATACGGCAACACCATGTACGTCAGCCCACTGCAAAACCAGACCTCAAAGCGCCTGGAAGTGTCCGCCGACGCGGCACCGGACATGAAACAAGCCCTGACCGACATCGGTCTGCTCGACTCACGTTTCGGTTGGGGCGAGTTGCCCGACGAAGGTGTGGTGCTGGTCTCCGGCCCGGAACGCTACGTACGCCTGGTGGCGCGATTTGCCGAAGCGCGCAAGACGCCTGAAGAAAAGCAGGAAGTGATCAGCTTCCCGCTGCGTTATGCCACTGCCGCCGACCGCAGCGTCAATTACCGCGGCGATACGCTGGTGATCCCCGGGGTCGCGACTATCCTCAAAGGCCTGCTGGAAAGCCGCAGCGCGGTTTCGGGGGGAATGCAGGCCACTTCGCCGCAAGGCGCGTTCCAGAACATGCAGGCCCAGCAGTCCATGAGCATGGGCAACATCGAGCAGTTGGCGTTGAACGGCATGGGACGGCCGAACACCAATCGCGTACAACCGGGAGGGAACACGAGTTCCGGCGGCCGGGGGCGGATCCGCGTCGAAGCCGATGTGCGCAACAATGCGGTGCTCATCTACGACTCACCCAAACGGCGGGAGATCTACACACCGCTGATTCGTGATGTCGACGTCCCACGCAAACTCGTCGAGATCGATGCAATCATCCTCGACATCGACCGCACCCAACTGGCCGAGCTCGCCTCCAACTGGAACGTCGAGAGCGGCGACCTGATCGGCGGCGCCTCGATGATTCGTCCTGGCGCCAGCTCGACGGTGTTCATCCAGGACTACGGCGACTTCTCCGCACAATTGCGAGCCCTGGAAGGTCGTGGCCTGGCCTCGGTGGTGGCGAACCCATCGGTGCTGACCCTGGAAAACCAACCGGCGGTCATCGACTTCAGCCGGACCGAATACATCTCCGCCATCGGCGAACGCGTGGCCACCGTCGAGCCCATCACGGCGGGCACCAGCCTGCAGGTCGTGCCCCACACCATCGAGACTGGCGGTCGCAATCAGATCCAGATGTTCCTGGACATCGAAGACGGCCGCATCGAACCCTCGGAGGTCGGCCAGCAGACCCCCAGCGTACGCCGCGGCGTGGTCAGCACCCAAGCGGTGATGGGTGAAAGCCGCTCGTTGGTGGTGGGCGGTTTTCATACCGAGGAAACCGGCGACAACCTTGAGCGAGTGCCGTGGCTGGGGCGCATCCCGCTGATCGGGCCGCTGCTGTTCTCGTCAACCACGCGCGAGACCAGCCGCCGCGAACGGGTATTCATCCTGACGCCCCGCCTGATCGGCGACCAGGTCGACCCGGCGCGCTACATCTCCGCGCTCGACCGCGAACAGGTGGACAGCGCCATGGCGCGCCTGGAAGAACGGCGCAACGGCACCCGCCCCATCGGTCGCGTCGAGGTCAGCGATGTCTTGGCGCAACTGGCCGATGGCAACATTCCGGCGACGTTCAAGCAGGCCACCTCGATTCCTTACTCACCCGACACCCTGTGCGCGTTGCAACCGGGCTTGTCCCTGGATGCCGGCCGCGCCCAATGGTTCGCCGGCCCGGACTACGGCATCGCCGTGGGCGTGGTACGCAATGACGGCGACCGGCGGTTGCGCTTCGACGAAGCGAGCTGCAGCACCCGCTGGACCCTGGCGAGTTCCGCCTGGCCGAAGGTGTGGCTCGAGCCCGGTGAAGAAACGGAAGTGTTCGTCGTCATGAAACAACCCAAGCGCACGCCAGGCGGCGGACGCGCTTCCCTCTTGCAAACCAGTGCGAGGACCGCGCCATGA
- a CDS encoding type III effector yields MPEPNPLSIRSTGALHGTEGLHSSRSPSLSQQPREAQQRTGTQSLHERGRSSSMPPAVHQRGRPRTRGANRTARAEDRPLDDTQGSSSTPAPRTPDSFMNEMETRQRQLMERQFDMQMQMEERQSAMVLVKSSADMAKLMSDTVTEVTKGFMDTARKVMQEGGEAMKLR; encoded by the coding sequence ATGCCTGAACCCAATCCGCTATCCATAAGGAGCACCGGTGCCCTGCATGGCACCGAAGGCTTGCACTCATCGCGCTCACCCTCGCTGAGCCAGCAGCCTCGCGAGGCCCAGCAGCGCACCGGCACCCAAAGCCTGCACGAGCGAGGGCGTTCGTCGTCGATGCCCCCTGCGGTGCATCAACGTGGCCGGCCCCGCACCCGGGGCGCGAACCGCACGGCAAGGGCCGAGGATCGGCCGCTGGATGACACGCAAGGGTCCAGCTCAACGCCGGCACCTCGCACGCCCGACTCGTTCATGAATGAAATGGAGACCCGTCAAAGGCAATTGATGGAAAGGCAGTTCGACATGCAAATGCAAATGGAGGAGCGCCAGAGCGCCATGGTGCTGGTCAAAAGCTCCGCCGACATGGCCAAGCTGATGAGCGATACGGTGACGGAGGTCACCAAGGGCTTCATGGACACCGCACGTAAAGTCATGCAGGAGGGTGGCGAGGCGATGAAGCTTCGGTAG
- a CDS encoding type III secretion system chaperone, which translates to MQCHELRSQLARWSASVDGPEHFAVVVDDGEAAFDKLEDGLLVSVELNAPQSNEASLEDILRLAQPSLSRFPGALARSPQDERLWLLAHLPPDAHVDDLVEVLEALLNQRDTWQSILHKEQRAVARRPSHFHLLGTGIRHA; encoded by the coding sequence ATGCAATGCCATGAGCTGCGCTCACAGCTCGCCCGCTGGAGCGCCAGCGTCGATGGCCCGGAGCATTTCGCCGTCGTCGTCGACGATGGCGAAGCAGCTTTCGACAAGCTTGAGGACGGCCTGCTGGTATCGGTCGAGTTGAACGCCCCGCAAAGCAACGAAGCCTCCCTGGAGGACATTTTGCGACTGGCGCAACCAAGCCTCTCGCGATTTCCCGGAGCGCTGGCCCGCTCGCCCCAGGACGAGCGGTTATGGCTACTGGCGCACCTGCCGCCGGACGCCCACGTCGACGACCTGGTCGAAGTGCTCGAAGCCCTGCTCAACCAGCGGGATACCTGGCAATCGATTCTCCATAAAGAACAACGTGCCGTGGCGCGACGCCCCTCGCACTTTCACTTGCTCGGAACAGGAATCCGCCATGCCTAA